The Drosophila nasuta strain 15112-1781.00 chromosome 2L, ASM2355853v1, whole genome shotgun sequence genome window below encodes:
- the LOC132794965 gene encoding uncharacterized protein LOC132794965 → MAKSSCTGALKPAIVYQKLMVENLTVVRPPILKIYYWESFDITGLNKKLRSNKKEHEHVLTIPIRQIQSQPLKMIFWLRNMSAKPLNIKLRRIQNCQCQPQQTRVGFNQFQKLFHCPHRRLINVSQEILNMQPDEVLPLSVTAQFYLYGEHYLTYELTTGDERKFEWSFKLQISEFDLEKCLLTNELLPINIKQFQHITQPIWVQNITMAHLSFAFSSRERNCKLHNSNLTVPRQSVWPLLIEYRPLDYDNEIELMLAYENARARYKIKARGVITDENEVTDMPLKDRESSDYLFIIYPNRLNFEICAKETRTQLVNVHNSGQKCMEFRWQNYIISDFFAVTFEPQIFRLKRHHSKLCEIRVAVFERLVFFRRIPIVLEVHRILDLATQIAKAELSEIESIDDPKWKEDSYVEHVFLQLNIRVHVRNNEDKAEDVGDEIEGNCEPCGGVGTEVAEGAAGDGLPTTPTAEQQKAAEREELVKRLSNKRKLNANEIIELSMAIDHRITIFEKLFWKYLSKTNFMRVSPERTRNKFNKTYEQLIVASDSSLNPLATSNQSFVDHNVILSILNRLMVEAINDLAKNWIFIPSDYYDRTN, encoded by the exons atggcaaaatctTCTTGCACAGGCGCTCTCAAGCCCGCCATCGTCTATCAGAAGCTAATGGTGGAAAACTTGACCGTTGTGCGTCCGCCTATATTAAAGATCTATTACTGGGAGAGTTTCGATATAACAGG TCTCAACAAGAAACTGCGCTCTAATAAGAAGGAACACGAACATGTTCTCACTATTCCGATACGTCAGATACAAAGTCAGCCGCTAAAGATGATCTTCTGGCTGCGGAACATGTCAGCGAAGCCCCTCAACATTAAACTGAGGCGCATTCAGAATTGTCAGTGCCAACCACAACAGACTCGAGTGGGTTTTAATCAGTTCCAAAAACTCTTCCATTGTCCACATCGTCGGCTCATTAATGTGAGCCAAGAAATTCTAAATATGCAACCAGATGAAGTTCTGCCTCTGAGTGTAACTGCTCAGTTCTATCTCTACGGCGAGCATTATCTAACCTATGAACTAAC CACTGGCGATGAACGCAAATTCGAGTGGAGCTTTAAGTTGCAGATTTCGGAATTTGATCTGGAGAAATGTTTGCTCACCAACGAGCTGCTGCccataaacataaaacaatttCAGCACATTACACAACCGATTTGGGTCCAGAATATAACTATGGCACATCTTTCATTCGCCTTCTCATCGCGTGAACGCAACTGCAAGTTGCACAACTCGAATTTGACAGTGCCTCGACAAAGTGTTTGGCCTCTGCTCATTGAGTATCGTCCTCTGGATTATGACAATGAG ATCGAGTTAATGCTGGCCTACGAAAATGCCAGGGCACGTTATAAGATCAAGGCACGTGGTGTGATCACCGATGAGAATGAGGTAACTGACATGCCACTCAAGGATCGAGAATCTTCCGATTATCTCTTCATCATTTATCCGAATCGTTTAAACTTTGAGATCTGTGCCAAGGAAACTCGCACCCAGCTGGTCAACGTACACAATTCGGGACAGAAGTGCATGGAATTCCGTTGGCAAAA CTATATCATTAGCGACTTTTTTGCTGTCACCTTTGAGCCGCAAATCTTCCGCCTCAAGAGACATCATTCGAAGCTCTGTGAGATTCGCGTAGCGGTCTTTGAGCGTCTCGTCTTCTTCCGTCGCATTCCCATTGTGTTGGAGGTGCATCGCATTCTCGATCTTGCCACACAAATCGCCAAGGCAGAGCTCTCAGAAATCGAGTCCATCGACGATCCCAAGTGGAAGGAGGACAGCTATGTGGAGCACGTTTTTCTCCAACTAAATATTCGAGTGCATGTGCGCAACAACGAAGACAAAGCCGAGGATGTGGGCGATGAAATCGAAGGCAACTGCGAACCTTGCGGTGGAGTTGGCACCGAGGTAGCTGAGGGAGCTGCCGGGGATGGTTTACCCACGACACCAACTGCGGAGCAACAGAAGGCTGCGGAGCGGGAGGAGTTAGTGAAGCGTTTGTCCAACAAGCGCAAACTGAATGCCAATGAAATTATCGAGCTGAGCATGGCCATCGATCATCGCATCACCATATTCGAGAAGCTCTTCTGGAAGTATCTCTCGAAAACGAACTTTATGCGCGTCTCACCTGAACGCACTCGCAATAAATTCAACAAGACCTACGAGCAGTTGATTGTCGCTTCGGATAGTTCCTTAAATCCACTAGCGACAAGCAATCAATCGTTTGTGGATcacaa CGTTATTTTGTCCATACTTAATCGTCTCATGGTGGAGGCCATTAACGATCTGGCTAAGAACTGGATATTTATACCCTCCGATTATTACGACCGTACGAATTAA
- the LOC132793255 gene encoding fibrinogen-like protein 1, with the protein MDCNTTTSWGDESFDRDWATYRKGFGSFESDFFLGLEKIHRITSLQRFELYIHLVDLDGRTYNARYDDFKISDEDNGYALSLGKFNGTIIWDGMRDTENMKFSTFDHDNDKTDYANCAVWQESGWWYNYCSACPLNAPYETSILWWVEMTKYILLKEVKMLIRPKEAMKMK; encoded by the exons ATGGATTGTAATACAACAACGAGTTGGGGAGATGAGAGTTTCGATAGGGATTGGGCAACGTATCGCAAAGGTTTCGGTTCTTTTGAAAGTGATTTCTTTCTCGGATTAGAGAAAATACATCGTATCACGAGCTTGCAGCGTTTCGaactttacatacatttggttGATCTGGATGGAAGAACCTACAACGCTCGCTATGACGACTTCAAAATATCTGATGAAGATAATGGATATGCACTGAGTTTGGGTAAATTCAATGGAACTATTATTTGGGATGGCATGAGAGACACTGAAAACATGAAATTCTCAACATTCGatcacgacaacgacaaaacTGATTATGCTAATTGCGCAGTTTGGCAAGAAAGTGGCTGGTGGTACAATTATTGTTCTGCTtg TCCTTTAAATGCACCATATGAGACAAGTATACTTTGGTGGGTCGAAATGACCAagtatattttacttaaagAAGTTAAGATGCTAATTCGCCCCAAAGAAGCGATGAAGATGAAGTGA